From a region of the Paenibacillus sp. R14(2021) genome:
- a CDS encoding cupin domain-containing protein, translating into MAVSYMDYSSPNVQFTYDLKNNNFFTKDSRNLINALGIAQLNTLGNVSLLDIFLSTGNVIEPHIHQNASELVYCITGAAVVSLINPFTKQLLNFAIQPGQVANVPQGWWHYEIASVDNTHLLAIFDAPTPEFIPGSDLLRLTPASVYAHTYCLDEVTWKEAVAPITNTVVIGPPLGCKPGQVAGAAAAPQYAGYKQGHATMTAPAQGSAPSFNSAPYPNKSYGHREQHANSYPPYPPPGIGNGWNYRNS; encoded by the coding sequence ATGGCGGTTTCATATATGGATTATTCGTCGCCGAATGTGCAGTTCACCTACGATTTGAAGAACAACAATTTCTTCACGAAGGATTCGCGCAATCTGATAAACGCACTTGGCATCGCACAGCTGAACACCCTTGGCAACGTGTCGCTGCTCGACATCTTCCTAAGCACGGGCAATGTCATTGAGCCTCATATCCACCAGAATGCTTCCGAGCTCGTCTATTGCATTACAGGTGCGGCCGTGGTTTCCCTTATCAATCCGTTTACGAAGCAATTGTTGAACTTCGCGATCCAGCCCGGCCAAGTGGCGAATGTCCCTCAAGGCTGGTGGCACTACGAAATCGCATCAGTCGACAACACGCATCTGCTGGCTATATTCGACGCGCCGACGCCGGAGTTTATTCCAGGCTCCGATCTTCTCCGCTTAACGCCGGCAAGCGTCTACGCGCATACGTACTGCCTCGACGAGGTAACATGGAAAGAAGCCGTCGCGCCGATTACGAATACGGTCGTTATCGGACCACCTCTCGGCTGCAAGCCTGGTCAAGTCGCCGGAGCGGCTGCCGCTCCGCAGTACGCAGGCTATAAACAAGGCCATGCTACGATGACCGCTCCTGCGCAAGGGAGCGCTCCTTCCTTCAATAGTGCTCCTTACCCGAATAAGTCCTACGGCCACAGAGAACAGCATGCAAACAGCTACCCTCCCTATCCTCCGCCGGGTATCGGCAATGGATGGAATTACCGAAACTCTTAG
- a CDS encoding GerAB/ArcD/ProY family transporter: MKNAVDEKYLISPFLIVPLMYVSMVGVGVLNFQREVAEHAGYNAYISVVLVGISIQLIVWMIYKILRSNQEGLDVTAINKTCFGKIAGNIINFAIVLYFFFGAYIEFEAYIEVIQVWVFPSIKILLISTILVSFIYYTVSGGFRAVTGLSFLGFLMALIFIIPENLSVLPYTHPLNLFPLFNHSITDILLSSKSMLYQFLGFEALLFFYPFIKSPAKSQKWAHLMVLFVTLLYLMIIIITFMYFSEGQLREISWPTLNMLKIIEGPVFQRVEYLAISLWLLKNLSGISLSLWSACRGMKTVFQIKPRVSLLAFLVGFLILEYFLKDHTIFRWTSEVYSDVGLYFIYGYIPILFVVTQVRKNWNKG, encoded by the coding sequence ATGAAAAATGCTGTTGACGAAAAATACTTAATATCTCCCTTCTTAATCGTTCCTCTAATGTATGTCAGTATGGTCGGGGTCGGAGTTCTGAATTTCCAACGAGAAGTGGCCGAACATGCCGGATATAATGCTTATATTTCTGTTGTTTTAGTAGGGATTAGCATTCAATTAATCGTATGGATGATTTATAAAATTTTACGTTCCAATCAAGAAGGTCTAGATGTAACTGCAATCAACAAGACTTGTTTCGGGAAAATTGCAGGGAACATAATCAATTTCGCAATCGTTCTTTATTTTTTTTTCGGAGCTTATATTGAATTCGAAGCCTATATTGAAGTTATTCAAGTCTGGGTGTTTCCATCGATAAAAATTTTACTCATAAGCACCATTTTGGTGTCGTTTATATACTATACCGTTTCAGGCGGGTTTCGGGCCGTTACCGGACTAAGTTTTTTGGGATTCCTAATGGCGCTTATTTTTATAATTCCTGAGAATTTGTCAGTTTTGCCGTATACGCATCCGTTAAACTTGTTCCCTCTTTTTAACCATTCAATAACCGACATATTGCTCTCTTCTAAAAGCATGCTATATCAATTCCTGGGATTTGAAGCTCTTCTATTCTTTTACCCATTCATTAAATCACCGGCAAAGTCTCAAAAATGGGCACATTTGATGGTACTTTTCGTTACATTATTGTATTTGATGATAATAATTATAACGTTTATGTATTTCAGTGAAGGGCAGCTGCGCGAAATCTCTTGGCCAACGCTTAATATGCTCAAGATAATTGAGGGACCTGTGTTCCAGAGAGTAGAATATCTAGCGATTTCCTTGTGGTTGCTAAAAAATTTATCAGGCATATCTTTAAGCTTATGGAGTGCATGCCGTGGAATGAAAACCGTTTTTCAGATCAAACCGCGCGTGAGCTTGCTTGCTTTTCTGGTCGGATTTCTGATATTAGAATATTTTCTAAAGGACCATACCATATTTCGATGGACTTCCGAGGTTTATTCAGACGTCGGACTTTATTTTATTTATGGATATATCCCGATTCTGTTCGTAGTCACGCAGGTAAGGAAAAATTGGAATAAGGGGTAG